GATTATTTTTATATGAAATCACATACTTCTGATCTCGTCACATTCACATCACATACGGGTCTATTACggagttttttcatttttttcctgtaacATCAGAACGGACTCTGAAACGTTTcctttgtttgatttgattttgctGCTgataaagttcaaatttttttcttactgcctttttgttttgtttttcaaattcACCTCTGAAATTGCTGACCCAGAGTCAGCTGTTTGTACACGGCACAACACCCGCCCCTCTTTGATGTTTAGTGGGCGTGGTCACATATGCTAATCGGCCACGCCCATATCATTTACGATTATTGAACATTCATCAGGCCTGGGTCGGAGCAGATCTGGTGTTCTGGATTTGATTCCTCTTATGTTTTCCCTTACTGAAAATCTAAGAAACAATTTAAGAGACTGTTACTGCATGAGGCTCAGCGTTACGAAGCATCGACTTGTGCTGAAACGTCTCTGTCTGACCTCCAGGTGGGGCAGGAGCTCGAGGTGCGACCAGGTATCGTCTCCAAAGACCAGGAGGGGAAGCTGATGTGCAAACCCATCTTCTCTAAGATCGTGTCTCTGTTCGCCGAACACAACGACCTGCAGTACGCCGCTCCAGGAGGCCTCATCGGTAAATCACGCACTGTACTCACCGAGTGGACGAAACAGGAACACAGGAACAGGCAttagatattaaccctttaacccctgagacattatttcaattaAATGAGCTGTTTGGAATCTAAGGCtgtaacagtgtgtgttttaggtcCAAActgggtggaataacagaaaaatacagaggTGAATGGAAGTTTgacggggttttttttttttattattaaataaggcactcagaatgtgaatcaataagagatttaggatgttgaacatgaactataaactggaacacactgaaccataacaaggatttgaatttgggcccattagtttttgtttttgggctatttttttttttttttctaaatcagttcagctgctttttggcatctggttgaactccaaagaACAGTTACACGGTCACAACTCAGTatcaacacagtaaaaaaaaataaataaaaaaaaaagcaaaatcaccACACctctgcaaacagtaaaaacaaaaaaccacgaGGAAAAaggtcttttaaaaaaaattaggcCAAACTCTATTTTTTATAGCAGTGCTCTGGGTTTTACCCCCTATTCCACTGGGGGTagggatgcactgagcatgcccagatgtctatggaaagcacaaggtgTATTCTGTCTGCacgttttgaaatgtttcctatCGAGCACATGGTTTAGTCTTTAGATttgaaaataaatcatacattcagaacgctcactacaGACACGCCAGGGGCTGAAGGGTTAATAAGCAGCAGTAATAAAGTTTAACACATACACAGATTAATGCAGTGTGTCTCAGACTGTGGGCCATCGAGGCTTGctggtgttttttcccctttttttttttttttttcttcagttcagaaCATGTAAAACCGGAAACTAATGTTTTGTCGTCAGAGCCTGAAATCATTTTATGGGCGTACATTTAACAGTTTGTGAGTAAAACTACCCAAGTCTGTCAATCCACAAACTGATCAGATGAAGGATAAGGGCCTGACTGAAGTTGTCTTAGGATGACTTATTCCACTTTAGAGAAACGATCCTTCGCTGTCAGTCACAGGCAAAGGGGATCGTACATGTGCTGTTGTATGGTTTGTTGTGTTAACATAAacggtgtgtttgtgtgcaggtgtCGGCACCAAGATCGACCCGACGCTGTGTCGAGCCGATCGGATGGTCGGTCAGGTGCTGGGAGCCGTCGGAGCGCTGCCTGAGATCTTCACAGAACTCGAGATCTCCTACTTCCTGCTGAGGAGGCTGCTGGGAGTCCGCACAGAGGGAGACAAGAAGGCTGCTAAGGTGAGCTGTGCATCATGGGAAATGGAGTCAAAATTCCAACAAAAATGGGTTGGAGAAGGTGGTTTGATGCAATGGAATAAGCAGGAAATTTGACTGAAACATGAGCACTTTTGTCTTAAAATGCTTTCAGGAAAGACCCAGTACTTTATGTGGAAAACACCGggtcacttttactttttatttaaagggctcatatttatctaaatccacttttattagtctttggtttattacctccgccaaggaggttatgtttttgccggcgttggtttgtctgtctgtgtgcaagataactcaaaagttatggacggatttggatgaaaatttcaggaaatgttaatactggcacaaggaacaaatgattaaattttggtggtgattgaagagggggggggggcactgatctgccttggcagaggtctgtgctctccgaatgCTTGTCTaagttgtttgtgtatttggaccctaatagttcataaagtttgagtttgaaccctccCGGTGCTGCAAAagtgtctttatattcatttgggcaaaattCGATTGATTTtgaacccgtttcaattccttcttaatttgttacattttataactagttatgtcacaacatttgcgcgGGGGGGGCTGTTCCGCCGatgcagaggtctgcgctctctagtTTTACTATGATATTATGTCAACAGATACTTGAGGTGGAGGTAAATATGTTCATTCAAAGTACAGATGTCCTGCTGGTATGGTTCAGTATTGGTCTAAGTACCAGTGACACCTGTTTACTGTGGTCCTGGTCTGGATTGGGTCTGACCCCGTCCCGTCTGCCGCTCCCTTCAGGTCCAGAAGCTGTCGAAGAACGAGGTGCTGATGGTGAACATCGGCTCGCTGTCGACCGGCGGCCGCGTCAGCGCCGTCAAAGCCGATTTGGCCAAAATCGTCCTCACCAACCCCGTGTGCACAGAAGTGGGAGAGAAGATCGCCCTGAGTCGACGTGTGGAGAAACACTGGCGGTACGTTAACGAATATGCAAACACACGACCCACATCCATCTGTACCTGTTAAATGTACGTGTTGACCCTTAAAGATCTACACGTAGGTTTGACATGACGTCCAAGCGAATGTgcatctacatttaacctttcatcagtgatttatctccatttattagagtattatcatctgcatttagcatttgtcaatttaaaatcagatattttcactgatcatgaagatggtcataaaagcttagaggaaattcaatggttattatgtcACAAAAGATAAAGCTGatgaaaatttgacatttttagttAAACACATCATTGACTGACCATAACCCTAAAACCCACATGGATGATGAGGCTCAGTCGTTTTAGAAACAGCAGCTGGAAACGGAGAAATACTGGATTCATACCCTTCCAGTACATGTCAGAGCCTGTATGTTTACTAGAACCAAAGTACTTATTTGTGTACTTGAATCTGAGTAAAGACTGTGCAGGCGTTCGGCGTCTCCGTTAACCGGTGTCTCTGTTCTTGCAGTCTGATTGGCTGGGGTCAGATCAGGAGGGGCGTGACCATCACACCCACTGTGGACGACGACTGAGTCAGCGTCAACTGGATAAACGCCGCCGTCACACTTTCCTcggctttttgttgtttttggtttttatttccaCCCAGAGAAGGAACATAATGGGACATACTGAGGTGTAGACACGCCTCCTCCCTCTGTGGTCAGAGGGCGGAGTTTTACCGACAGACGACGAGAGGAGGAGCTTCATGTTTGACATCCTGCAGAGAACATGGGATTATCCAGTACAGACGAGACCCTGTACTGTccacaaacaataaaacacatttggaCAAAACACATTCGTCTGTGTGTCGTTTATTACCCTGCACCCCCAAGGAGAGGcgaggggttttgtttttggtttggttggtttgtttgtgaaCACTCTAGTAGCagaactattagttgaattcataccaaattgggtttatagattgccagtgaccctgaacaGATGTGGTTAGGTTTTGgggaaagtaagtcaaagttcacattttttatgaatttttttaaaaaaaattctcccatttacttacaatgggtaatatttcaaatgtctataaaaacatcagtttggtttcagtttacttcaaacttggcacatatgtagaggcaattgatatgctgacagcagcacatgcatagaaatgacatcagatggattgatgccaaaataagctacaatatgtgtgaggggcggggtttgttgtgcctggaactacttattttaaaaattatgttTACAGGTTACATTAGAGAAAAGGTAATTTCTGTAATGTAACCTGTAGTTCTCTGAAGATGTATTAGCAATCAGTTTTAAAAGACAAATAAGGGTTTCCAGCAGTGTTGATAAAAGCAAAACTTAGTCATATTGTCAAATTAAGGCTGTTTTTAAGTTATTATTTATACAAAGTCATGTTAATGGTGATGTATACTTCCTTTTTTATTATATGCTGAGATTTTACAGATTTACAAATAACATATAATCTTCGAAACAATGACCAAATATCTGGTAAATTTAATGAAATCAGTAGTGTCATGTCTTCAGTGCAGTCCATATTTCTAGAACTTTGTTAGTAAAAGGTTACATAACTTGTGGATTTTTACCAAAAACATTCGTAAAGAAGTCCATCAGTAGAAAAATACATCAAACTGGGAATTCCATATATTACAAGCTACTTCAAAAAGGAAGATTTATGTAGAAAATAAAACTActgagaaaaaaatgtaataaaatgacatgacaaaATGAGATGGTAATGTTTGATATGTAAGAGTTGTAAGAACGTGATAGTTTTAAAATGtccttttgcatattttatgggaAAATCCCACAACAGTAAaccattaaaaatatatttttaaaaaaatctgaaaagcaACATGCTGGAGGAAATACAGTTTGATCTCTAATTCCAGCAGAAATAAGTTTAAGGATCTAAAATGTAACTTATTGAAAGATTTTGATCTAAACTTCAtgtaagaagaaaataaaaataagataatacTCTTTTAAAGCATGAAAAACTAAGATGGATTTAAAATCTTAACCCAAAAACCAGACGTTACGGTTTATTAATAATTTAAGATGTAAAATGGAAAAGTCCGATGTTTCCTGAACGCGCCGTCTTTTCCGGGATGACCCACCTGACAAGCACGGGACGTGACGTCACCCAGGTGTCAGACACGAGCGCTTCTCAGAGTTTCACCTCTCTAGttggttttgattttttttttttagggaattAAAGGTGAATCCAAGTCTTATTTTTCTGCAGAGGTGCGTTCAGGTGTCGAGGCTTTGGTCAGTGTTTGGGTCATTTTACAGGACCGGACCTGAACGCATCGCCTGAATCCGGACCCTGTGGGGTTCTTCTGGTCTGGATCCTGAGTCCGACATGGAGTCTGCAGGTGAGCCGCTTCTGTCCATGAAATACAAcaatatattcatttattcaatGAAAATTGACGTAAAATGGACGTAAAGTGACTCCGCCCCCAGAAAACTCCAACATCCTGAATCAAAACGGATCCAGAACAACTCCAGTTTATTTAACGATGAAACTAATGAGCCAATGAATGTGGAGAGAATTCAAACATCTCAACGTCTaactcattttcattttgtttttcttttcttctttaatgtcattttaatatttttatgtgattttcatCTTCTGTTGCCTGTtaaataattttcatttatttttatgtcatatttctctattttctgtccactttactttgtttttgctttgtacataaaatgtgaaaaaagtaaatccTGCAATTGAAGTtgagacatgtttttgttttccatCGCTTGCAATgacatgaaaaagaaaacaggATAAATATTGTttcaaaaaaaagatgtaaaagatgaaaaaagatgaaaatggtgtccaaaaaaagaaagaaaaaagacaagtgATGAACAAAGATgaaattttacagatttttttttttttttttttttgtcttagtgTCTTTTATGTCTCTTTCATCTTTTTATGTACATTTCATTTTTTCTTCTacagtttttgtccttttttcccctttctgttgttttgtttttgtcacataTCATTTTCATGCTTTTAGATACATTTCATCTtggtttgtcttttatattttcacaattatccatgtttttcatttttatttagttttgtcttatgcagtttttatccttttatataattttcatatatttccatttttaaatactccccaaaacattatttttaaaaaagatttttacggttacattgtttttgttttagtttttatctttaatcattttcttttttttctttgtgcataatttcctcttgttttgtattttttattttttttatcttaaaatttttttatcttaattttcatcatgttttgtctttaatgtcgttttcatttgtttcccatgttttatcttttctgtcattatcctttttttttacttaattttcatcctgttttatcctttacgatttttttttttttttttttttttacatcttttacatcagttattttgttttcattttgaacATCTTTTTATAATTTCcatcttttgtcattttaatattttttgtatacgtttcatcttgttttatgttttatgtcgcttttatcttttattatttttaaattgttacgcattttacatcattttcatcatctttTGTCTTGCAGTTTTACTTTGaatatttttaatgccattttcattttgttttaatcttttatataattttcatGTGTTTAATCTTAGTTTTTTACTTCCTCACCAGAGGACAGATGCTTTAGTCCGGATTTGGACAGAAATGAACAGAGAATTATTCAATATTTGTATAATGTCAGAACAGATTTAAActaaaatggatgaaaaaaaagaaaacatggaaaagacCAATAAAGATTCACTGATGATTATCGCAAAAGAAaaacgcaacaagatgaaaatgttccAAAATATGTTGAAAGAATGCTGAGATGTTGGTAAACGAACAAAAGGAAGAcgctactgcaaaaaaaaaaacattaacaaagtATTTCTGACTGTAATCCTCATAAACCTCCACCTGAATAAATGAGGTGTTTAAGTGCTCTTTTCTCATTGGCCAGAGAGTCCGAGGGGGCGGGACAGCGGCAGTCTGAGGCGGTCTCCTCTGGACCTGATCATGAACCAGATCCGCAGGAAACGTTCAGCGTCGGACTGGAGGCCGCTGGGACGCTTCCTGTCCCGGACCTCGGACCGGACCGGGATCCCAGAGGACGGGGAGGCCGAGGACCAAGGACAGAGcccaggtctgggtccaggtccaggtctgctgGACGTATTCATGCTCAATGAGTCCTTCAGGACCATCAGGGTTTGGGTTCTCCGATTGTCCTGAACACATCAGTATTAAACAATGATCACCTCGAGCGATGGGTGTGGAAACATGATCACATGACATAAGGAAACATGATCACATGACATAAGGAAACATGTCAGTGCTTAGTGTAACATGGGTTTCACATGTATTTGAATAGGTTTCACTCCAAATACCACACAGTTCACTTTTATGTCCATGGGCTTCACATGCATTTGTGTTTCACATTTAATATCATGCATTTCATGTGTGATTCTGTTTCACATGTAATATCAGTTTCATATATAATTCTAAAGGTTTCACATGTAATTCTATCAATTTCACATGTAATTCCACAGGTTTTACTTGTATTTCTATAGATTTCAAATTTAATTTCATGTGTAGTTCTGGATATTTCACATGCAGTACCATTAGTTTCACATATAATTCAAAAGATTTCACATGTAGTTCTGTCAATTTCACATGTAATtctatcattttcacatgtaattCTATCAATTTCACATATAATTCCATAAGTTTCACATGTAGTTCTGTCAATTTCACATATAAATCCATAAGTTTCACATGTAATTCTATCAATTTCACATTTAATTACATAAGTTTCACATGTGATTCTATCAATTTCACATATAATTCCATAAGTTTCACATGTAATTCTACCAATTTCACATATAATTTCATAACTTTCTCATGTAATTCTATCAATTTCACATTTAATTCCTTAAGTTTcacatgcaattttatcaatttcACATTTAAATACAGAACTTTCACATGTAATTCTATCAGTTTCACATTTAAATACAGAACTTTCACATGTAACTCTATCAATTTCACATTTAAATACGGAAGTTTcacatgcaattttatcaatttcACATTGAAATACATAACTTTCACATGTAATTCTATCAATTTCACATTTAAATACATAACTTTCACATGTAATCCTATCAATTTCACATTTAATTACATAAGTTTCACATATAATTATGTCAATTTCACATATTAGTTTATCAATTTCACATGTAATTCCATAGGTTTCATTACAAATACTATAAATGTCATGCATAGTTCCATGGGTTTCacttgtatttctgttttatatttaatACCATGCATGACGTGTAACTATGTATGTTTCACATCTAATATCAGTTTTACATATAAGTCAGTATGTTTCACATGTAATTCTTTCACTTTCACACATAATCACAAAAGTTTTACTTGTATTTCTTTACATTTCCCATTTAATGCTGTGCATTTCATGTGGAATTCTGTATGTTTCACATGTAATATCAGTTTTACAAATTTTGCAATTCAATAGGTTTCACATGTAATTCAATTAATTTCACATATAATTCCACACATACAGTTCTACTAGTTTTAGACGTTGTTCCAGTCCATCTAATCCATCTAATACCAGCAATTTAACATTAGTTTCCATCAATTTCACATGTATTTCTATAGGTTTCACATGTACAGGTACATTCTAGTCCTAGTTCTAGTGTACATTAGTAGTTTTATGGAAGCTTTaactgttttgtgtgtatttgtagatgtttttgtgtttaaaattgtattttgttgtatttttagttgttttattgtgtatttccggttgtttttatttgttttattgtgcTGTAGTTGTTGCAGATAACAGTGTGGGCAGGGGGccggtgtgtgttgtgtttgttttattgtgtttgatttgtttgttgactatttcttgctgttttattgtgtattttttgttgttttgtgtttgattAGTTTTGTATttcttgttgttttgttgtttgttttgtatttcttgttgttttgttgtgtattttttgtggttttgttgtgtttgatttgttttgttgcatattttttgttttgttgtttgagttgttttattgtttgttttgtatttttggttttgttgtgtttaatttgttttgttgcctatttcttgttgttttattgtgttttttttgttgttttggtttgttgtgTGTGGTTTGTTGTGTATTTCTTGTTGTTTTGTCGTGTTTGATTTGTTTAGTTGTGTATATATTGTTGTGTTGTAGTTGTTGCAGATGACAGTGACGGCAGCGGTGACGTGGGCTGGGGGCGGGTCTCTGTCTTCCTGCGGTCATTGGGTAAAACGACTGACAGTCGGCGGATGGGCGTGGCTCACTGCGACCTGACAGCGACCGACCTGATGGAGCTCGGTGAGACTCGACAAAACGACAAACGCACACGAGGGAAATAAAACCAACACCATCACCAAAATCAGACATCAGATGAATAAATTATAATGAGAGGAcaataatgtatttttaaaagagttttatttatataaacagaaaaaaaattttttacttCAGATTCAGTTATTTTTGTGAAACTTCACATGTAAAAAAATTAATGAGATTAAAATTAACGTTTAACTTTAAACAAATATTCAAACACAACACttgacaaaaaacagaaaaatttacaCTGATGACTGGAACGAAGACGCAGGAAATCTAtaagaaaacaacagaaacaaacaaatgtaccaacAATATTCAAAACAACGGattaataatttaaataaaggacaaaaaggtaaaaatgaataaaataaataattcaaaaataagtttaattttaatCCTATGATTTAAAcagataaaattaacaaaaagtaaaaaaaaaaatcaataaaataaaataatcaaataaactgcctcctcttcctccccctttaCGCCattttcttcctccttctcctcttcctcttcctcctcctcctcctcctcttcctcctcctcctccttcttctcctcttcctcctcctcctccttcttctcctcctcctcttcctcctcctcctccttctccttctcctcctcttcctcctcttcctcctcctcctccttctcctcctcctcttcctcctcctcctcctcctcctcctcctcctccttcttctcctcctcctcttcctcctcctcctccttctcctcctcctcctcctcttcctcctccttctcctcctcctcctcttcctcctcctcctcttcctcctcttcctcctccttctcctcctcctcttcctcctcctcctcttcctcctcctccttctcctcctcctcttcctcctcctcttcctcctcctccttctcctcctcctcttcctcctcctcctccttcttctcctcctcctcttcctcctcctcctccttctcctcctcctcctcctcttcctcctccttctcctcctcctcctcttcctcctcttcctcctcctccttctcctcctcctcttcctcctcctcctcttcctcctcctccttctcctcctcctcttcctcctctcttcctcctcctccttctcctcctcctcttcctcctcctcttcctcctcctcctcttcctcctcctccttctcctccttctcctcctcctcttcctcctcctccttctcctcctcctcttcctcctcctcctcctcctcttttctctcctcctcctcttcctcctcctcctctttctcctcctcctcttcctcctcctcctcttcctcctcttcctcctcctcctcctcttcctcctcctccttctcctcctcctcctcttcctcctcctcctcctcctcctcctcttcctcctcctccttctcctcctcctcttcctcctcctcctcctctttctcctcctcctcttccttctcctcctccagccTCTCTGCTGCAGTTCCTCCCTCACCTAGAGGAGGTGGACCTGTCATGGAATGAGCTGATTGGTGGAAGTCTGCGGGTGTTGACGTCCCACCTGAACCTGGTTGGTGGGATCCGGTCTCTGGCTCTGAGCGGCTGCAGACTCAGCTCTGAGGACGTCATGGCTCTGGGTGAGGCCCAACCCCACTAaaacaccaaataaaaaaaacaacaacaaagcaccagctagtcaacaacaaaaacatcaagTCAAGGAGAAAGTGTTTTCCAATGGGAAACAGTCGCCATGGAAACCGCTGGACTGTAGGAAAATGTGGAGGAAAGTTGTGCTGAAGTTcagtttctcctcctcttcttcttcctcctcctcgtccttccttctcctcctcctctttgtccttctcctcctcttcctcttgttttacctcctcttcttcttcctctttttcttcctcttcctcaccctcttcctcctcctcttcttcttcctcctcttcctcctcttctcgtCTCTGGTGTGTTTTCGTAGGTGAGGCTCTCAGTTTCGTTCCACTACTGGAGATCCTCGATTTGTCGTGGAACGCTGCCATCAGCGGTGACGGGCTGCAATGCCTGCTGGGTAAACTGAGCCCAGCTGTGAGGGAGCTCCACCTGGTGGCGTGTCATCTCACTGCAGCCGACGCCGTGGCGTTGGGTATGGTTTGGATTCATAACACTAAACTTCATATGATGTCACACACTTTGCTCAGGTCATGGTttcctacatttcccatgatTCCACTGGAAAGACTTTGATGATGTGATGATGATGTTTGTGTCCTTCAGGTTCGGCGGTGTCGTCTCTGTCCAGACTCTGTGTCCTGGACGTGTCCTGTAACCCTCAGCTCGCACAGGAAGTGGCCAGCGGTGGATTTGAAGAACTGGCCGTCGCCCTTGGCCACGCCTCCGCCCTCTCCACGCTGCGACTCCAGGGTTGTGGACTGTCGACAGACCGCCTCCACGTCCTCGGTAGGACACGCCCACATTCTACCAGTACTTCTGCCGCACATTTCCACCTTTTCTTACTTGTTTCTTCATGAATCTGCTATTCTTCCTCAAGTTCACAACCTTTAAAATTTCATGGCATCATAAACAAATATATGAAAAGTTTTCATTAATAATACGTTTATTAAATTCatgtatattttacattatcaCATGTGGCTTTTAAGGCACTAATATTGTAAATAAACAGTTAAATCTGCTCACAACAACACTACAGTGAGCAATTAATGgttcaatagatagatagatagatacatagattctttattacctccgccaaggaggtctgtctgtccatgtgcaagataactcaaaatgttatggacggatttagatgaaaatttcaggaaatgttgatactagcaaaaagaacaaatgattaaattttggcggtgatcgggggggggggggggggggggcggcactgatctgccttggcggaggtctgcgctctccgaatgcttttctaggttatttgtgtatttggaccctaggcctaggccctggaacaacccattaaattttgggccaagtaggccaaagttcaaggtcacagcaaggtcacaaaatctacaattgtcctatctctcatcattaagcaattttcgaaaattcataaaaaaattcaaaacgactccgattagcctccaatttgatccacctgtagcttagaacaatctcttgta
This genomic window from Sphaeramia orbicularis chromosome 20, fSphaOr1.1, whole genome shotgun sequence contains:
- the lrrc31 gene encoding leucine-rich repeat-containing protein 31, whose protein sequence is MESAESPRGRDSGSLRRSPLDLIMNQIRRKRSASDWRPLGRFLSRTSDRTGIPEDGEAEDQGQSPVVADDSDGSGDVGWGRVSVFLRSLGKTTDSRRMGVAHCDLTATDLMELASLLQFLPHLEEVDLSWNELIGGSLRVLTSHLNLVGGIRSLALSGCRLSSEDVMALGEALSFVPLLEILDLSWNAAISGDGLQCLLGKLSPAVRELHLVACHLTAADAVALGSAVSSLSRLCVLDVSCNPQLAQEVASGGFEELAVALGHASALSTLRLQGCGLSTDRLHVLGGSLRHLPSLRQVDLSCNKGLSGGLDHLSPHLAHLTHLESLDLHLCSLTHGDLEALVQVLPSLTALTELDVSSNKDAGGVVHSLVSALPLTQMRRLPFNSCSLNQESFTALALAVPYLRSVDVSWCKVVGGRLPLLLDALQPSIILELRLSSCELTTDDLCHIAAVCSRGGLSSLRVLDLSYNGSVGADGWTALFTAGGLGSTEDVDLSLRPLTSASSSAWLPALLRALPQLPALNRLAMRRWTVGSADRQQLDRSLKKRNVLLEWDTDRDDPALWSNQESRPEE